Proteins encoded in a region of the Pseudomonas sp. PDNC002 genome:
- a CDS encoding methyl-accepting chemotaxis protein yields MFNSRLKQELAALREELASVEEIRASLDEEMLVLFLDPRGRIESVNANFEKEMLHRADQLKGRPLLDLIPDHVRGLDFHLRVKHAIERGEHLAGVIRLLRGDGEEAWLRSILQPVHDSAGVVQRFSIHASDLTRTIENSREHENLIEALQRSTAVIEFNLQGEVLTANERFLNAMGYSLAQIQGKHHRMFCEPAEYNSAQYQAFWEKLRRGEFVADRFKRVDSRGHEVWLEASYNPIIDAHDRLYKVVKFATVITEQVHRENAVAQAATIAFDTSRSTDDSAQKGAAVVQQTVNVMNELAARMQEAAQGIEALDRQSQAIGALVQSIRSIADQTNLLALNAAIEAARAGDQGRGFAVVADEVRQLASRTSAATEEITRVVEQNQHLAGEAVAMIDRGKQQAELGLELSGQAGTVIIEIQDSAQRVVDAVGQFANQLST; encoded by the coding sequence ATGTTCAACTCGCGTTTGAAGCAGGAACTGGCCGCCCTGCGTGAAGAGCTCGCCTCCGTCGAGGAGATCCGCGCCAGCCTCGATGAGGAAATGCTCGTGCTGTTCCTCGATCCCCGAGGACGCATCGAATCCGTGAATGCCAACTTCGAGAAGGAAATGCTCCACCGCGCCGATCAGTTGAAGGGCCGTCCGCTGCTGGACCTGATTCCCGACCACGTGCGCGGCCTCGACTTCCACCTGCGGGTGAAGCACGCCATCGAACGCGGCGAGCACCTGGCCGGGGTGATTCGGCTGCTGCGTGGCGATGGCGAAGAGGCCTGGTTGCGCTCGATCCTGCAGCCGGTGCACGACAGCGCCGGAGTGGTCCAGCGCTTCTCCATCCATGCCAGCGACCTGACCCGCACCATCGAGAATTCCCGCGAGCACGAGAACCTGATCGAGGCGCTGCAGCGCTCCACCGCGGTGATCGAATTCAATCTGCAGGGCGAAGTGCTCACCGCCAACGAGCGATTCCTCAATGCCATGGGCTACAGCCTCGCGCAGATCCAGGGCAAGCATCACCGCATGTTCTGCGAGCCGGCGGAATACAACTCGGCGCAATACCAGGCGTTCTGGGAAAAGCTGCGGCGCGGAGAGTTCGTCGCCGACCGCTTCAAGCGCGTCGACAGCCGTGGCCACGAGGTATGGCTGGAGGCGTCGTACAACCCGATCATCGATGCCCACGACCGGCTCTACAAAGTGGTCAAGTTCGCCACCGTCATCACCGAGCAGGTGCACCGCGAGAACGCCGTCGCCCAGGCCGCGACCATCGCCTTCGATACCTCGCGCAGCACCGATGACAGCGCACAGAAAGGCGCCGCCGTGGTGCAGCAGACGGTCAACGTGATGAACGAACTGGCCGCACGCATGCAGGAGGCCGCCCAGGGCATCGAGGCGCTGGACCGCCAGTCCCAGGCCATTGGCGCCTTGGTGCAGAGCATCCGCAGCATCGCCGACCAGACCAACCTGCTGGCCCTCAATGCGGCCATCGAAGCGGCGCGCGCGGGCGACCAGGGACGCGGCTTCGCCGTGGTCGCCGACGAGGTGCGCCAGCTCGCCTCGCGCACCAGCGCGGCGACCGAGGAAATCACCAGGGTCGTGGAACAGAACCAGCACCTCGCCGGCGAGGCCGTGGCGATGATCGACCGCGGCAAGCAGCAGGCCGAACTGGGCCTCGAACTGTCCGGCCAGGCCGGCACGGTGATCATCGAGATCCAGGACAGCGCCCAGCGCGTGGTCGATGCGGTCGG
- a CDS encoding hybrid sensor histidine kinase/response regulator, translating to MHNSLQQRDLVDLLFRQSYAVLFANLVIPLPVLFIFRNALSPTAMIYWLAALYALTLGRIVLARAYFRQAPARTREKNWLWTNTLLSWASSLLWGWLGWAGFVHGDPQLFAFTCIVLTGLVCGAVPSLSAYPPAYIGSLMAMLLPVLVLCLSVADEQHATYSFFIACLAGVNLYYSRVTYRSLCETIRLRQENSELVQDLRAQRDRARAADQAKSRFLAAASHDLRQPIHALGLFVGALSALAERGPVDARQARDIATRLRAMLGNLGDLLNGLLDISRLDAGVVPVAREPIPLQTLFADLQDEFAGTASERNLGWRVRGSRLWVDSDPLLLRRVLENLLSNAFRYTRDGGVLLGCRRRGRELEIQVIDSGMGIHPSQREVIFDEFVQLHNAERDRKQGLGLGLAIVRHTARLLGHRLALDSLPGRGSCFSLRVPLAQQPLPSAPVPVPASERGPGLGIVVVEDELDVLHALCSLLEIWGHRVYPGTSALLACQRHIEASHGGRAPVDLILTDYRLGEGQNGVDAIRRIRNYLSRKVPALIITGDTSPEHLREAAASGSQLLHKPLDTEQLRAAIAISQEFSTTA from the coding sequence ATGCACAACAGCCTGCAGCAGCGCGACCTGGTCGATCTCTTGTTCCGCCAGTCGTACGCCGTGCTCTTCGCCAACCTGGTGATTCCCCTGCCGGTGCTGTTCATCTTCCGCAACGCCCTGTCGCCGACAGCGATGATCTACTGGCTGGCCGCGCTCTACGCGCTCACGCTGGGGCGGATTGTCCTGGCACGCGCGTACTTCCGGCAAGCCCCGGCGCGCACGCGGGAAAAAAACTGGTTGTGGACCAACACACTGTTGTCCTGGGCCAGCAGCCTGCTGTGGGGCTGGCTGGGCTGGGCCGGCTTCGTCCACGGCGACCCGCAGCTGTTCGCCTTCACCTGCATCGTGCTCACCGGCCTGGTGTGCGGTGCGGTGCCCTCGCTATCGGCTTATCCGCCGGCCTACATCGGCTCGCTGATGGCGATGCTGCTGCCCGTGCTGGTTCTGTGCCTGAGCGTCGCCGACGAGCAGCACGCCACCTACAGCTTCTTCATCGCCTGCCTGGCCGGGGTCAACCTGTACTACAGCCGGGTGACCTACCGCAGCCTGTGCGAGACCATCCGCCTGCGCCAGGAGAACTCCGAGCTGGTCCAGGACCTGCGTGCGCAGCGCGATCGCGCCCGCGCCGCCGACCAGGCGAAGTCGCGCTTCCTCGCCGCCGCCAGCCACGACCTGCGCCAGCCGATCCACGCCCTCGGGCTGTTCGTCGGCGCCCTCTCCGCCCTCGCCGAACGCGGGCCGGTGGACGCCCGCCAGGCACGGGACATCGCCACGCGCCTGCGCGCCATGCTCGGCAACCTGGGCGACCTGCTCAACGGCCTGCTGGATATCTCGCGCCTGGACGCCGGCGTGGTACCGGTCGCGCGCGAGCCGATTCCGCTGCAAACGCTGTTCGCCGACCTGCAGGATGAGTTCGCCGGCACCGCCAGCGAACGCAACCTGGGTTGGCGCGTGCGCGGCAGCCGACTGTGGGTGGACAGCGATCCACTGCTGCTCAGGCGCGTGCTCGAAAACCTGCTGAGCAACGCCTTCCGCTACACCCGCGACGGCGGCGTGCTGCTGGGCTGCCGGCGGCGCGGCCGCGAGCTGGAGATACAGGTGATCGATAGCGGTATGGGCATCCACCCGAGCCAGCGGGAGGTGATCTTCGACGAATTCGTCCAGCTGCATAACGCCGAGCGCGACCGCAAGCAGGGGCTCGGCCTGGGCCTGGCCATCGTGCGCCACACCGCGCGCCTGCTCGGCCATCGCCTGGCGCTGGATTCGTTGCCCGGCCGTGGCAGCTGCTTCAGCCTGCGTGTACCGCTGGCCCAGCAGCCGCTGCCGAGCGCACCGGTCCCGGTTCCGGCAAGCGAGCGCGGGCCAGGCCTGGGCATCGTGGTGGTGGAAGACGAACTCGATGTACTGCACGCACTGTGCAGCCTGTTGGAGATCTGGGGCCATCGGGTCTACCCCGGTACCAGCGCGCTGCTCGCCTGCCAACGCCACATCGAAGCCAGCCATGGCGGCCGCGCGCCGGTGGACCTGATCCTCACCGACTATCGCTTGGGTGAAGGCCAGAACGGTGTCGATGCCATCCGCCGCATCCGCAACTACCTGTCGCGCAAGGTGCCGGCGCTGATCATCACCGGCGACACCTCCCCCGAGCACCTGCGCGAAGCCGCCGCCAGCGGTAGCCAACTGCTGCACAAGCCGTTGGACACCGAACAGTTGCGCGCCGCCATCGCCATCAGCCAGGAGTTCTCGACGACTGCCTGA
- a CDS encoding response regulator transcription factor — protein MEGMRELRVFIADDHGIVRDGLRLLLSTLEGVEVIGEAADGRRLQAVLEEQRADLLLLDLNMPGLNRLQFIHGLRLRHPRLKILVLTANTELATVRSVLDAGVHGYLSKGEDTAELLEAIQALRSGQHYLARSLRFLLETPTARPQGDADLLCAVELTRRERQILTLAAQGRSAREIAEHFSISPLTVRKHRENLMRKLDLHSTAELAAYAVRLGVPSA, from the coding sequence ATGGAAGGGATGCGCGAACTGAGGGTGTTCATCGCCGATGACCACGGCATCGTACGCGATGGCCTGCGCCTGCTGCTGTCGACCCTGGAAGGCGTCGAGGTGATCGGTGAGGCGGCGGATGGCCGGCGCCTGCAGGCTGTGTTGGAGGAGCAGCGCGCGGACCTGCTCCTGCTCGACCTGAACATGCCTGGCCTCAATCGCCTGCAGTTCATCCACGGATTGCGCTTGCGCCACCCGCGCCTGAAGATCCTGGTGCTCACGGCCAACACTGAACTGGCCACCGTACGCTCGGTACTCGACGCCGGGGTGCACGGTTACCTGAGCAAGGGGGAGGACACGGCGGAGCTGCTCGAGGCCATCCAGGCCCTGCGCAGCGGCCAGCATTACCTGGCGCGCAGCCTGCGCTTCCTGCTGGAAACCCCGACCGCACGTCCGCAGGGCGATGCCGACCTGCTCTGCGCCGTGGAACTGACCCGGCGCGAGCGGCAGATCCTCACCCTGGCCGCCCAGGGCCGCAGCGCACGGGAAATCGCCGAACACTTCAGCATCAGCCCGCTGACCGTGCGCAAGCACCGCGAGAACCTGATGCGCAAACTCGACCTGCACAGTACCGCCGAGCTGGCGGCCTACGCCGTGCGCCTGGGCGTCCCCAGCGCCTGA
- a CDS encoding LysE family translocator, giving the protein MTLPAYWASFAVATLAFACMPGPAILYMTSQTLAHGRRAGLHAALGIHLGCYVHIFAASAGLAALLHHAPNLYLALKLAGAAYLIWLGGSMIFGGRRSDHGEGVETRPKVLRDSMVVEILNPKTALFFLTFLPQFVDPAASLPIGLQFFILGMIVNLVFSTADVLAVLFASLLLGALGQGRGQRVMPRVCGSILVGLGVMLVARGGPV; this is encoded by the coding sequence ATGACACTGCCTGCCTACTGGGCCTCGTTCGCCGTGGCGACGCTGGCCTTCGCCTGCATGCCCGGCCCGGCCATCCTCTACATGACCTCGCAGACCCTGGCCCATGGTCGCCGCGCCGGCCTGCACGCCGCCCTGGGCATCCACCTGGGTTGCTACGTACACATCTTTGCCGCCAGCGCCGGGCTCGCCGCGCTGCTGCACCATGCACCGAATCTCTATCTCGCGCTGAAGTTGGCGGGTGCTGCGTATCTGATCTGGCTCGGCGGCTCGATGATTTTCGGCGGCCGCCGGTCCGACCACGGCGAGGGCGTGGAAACCCGCCCGAAGGTGCTGCGCGACAGCATGGTGGTGGAGATACTCAATCCCAAGACCGCGCTGTTCTTCCTCACCTTCTTGCCGCAGTTCGTCGACCCGGCCGCCAGCCTGCCGATAGGGCTGCAGTTCTTCATCCTCGGGATGATCGTCAACCTGGTGTTTTCCACGGCGGACGTGCTCGCCGTGCTGTTCGCCTCGCTGTTGCTGGGCGCGCTGGGACAAGGCCGTGGGCAGCGGGTGATGCCGCGAGTGTGCGGTTCGATTCTGGTGGGGCTGGGCGTGATGCTGGTGGCGCGGGGCGGGCCGGTGTGA
- a CDS encoding peptidylprolyl isomerase: MARASARHILVSSEAKCNELKSAIEGGADFAQVARDNSTCPSGRSGGDLGTFRPGQMVREFDQVVFSAPLNVVQGPVKTQFGYHLVEVTSRED; encoded by the coding sequence ATGGCCCGTGCATCCGCCCGTCACATCCTGGTTTCCAGCGAAGCCAAGTGCAATGAACTCAAATCTGCCATCGAAGGCGGCGCTGATTTCGCCCAGGTGGCTCGCGACAACTCCACCTGCCCGTCCGGCCGCAGCGGCGGCGACCTGGGTACTTTCCGTCCGGGCCAGATGGTCCGTGAGTTCGACCAGGTCGTGTTCAGCGCGCCGCTGAACGTCGTCCAGGGTCCGGTTAAGACCCAGTTCGGCTACCACCTGGTGGAAGTGACCAGCCGCGAAGACTGA
- a CDS encoding NAD(P)H-dependent oxidoreductase, with protein sequence MKKILLINGGKQFAHSDGRYNATLHEAAIAHLDRAGFDVKETFIDGGYDIQEEVQKMLWADIIVYQMPGWWMGAPWTVKQYIDEVFTAGHGSLYANDGRTRSDASQKYGSGGLLQGKQYMISATWNAPQQAFDDPTDFFEGKGVDAVYFPFHKANQFLGMSPLPTFLSVDVMKRPNIEGDVQRYQQHLSDVFGV encoded by the coding sequence ATGAAAAAGATTCTGCTGATCAATGGCGGCAAACAATTCGCCCACTCCGACGGCCGCTACAACGCCACCCTGCATGAGGCGGCCATCGCCCACCTCGACCGTGCCGGTTTCGACGTGAAGGAAACCTTCATCGACGGCGGCTACGACATCCAGGAAGAAGTGCAGAAAATGCTCTGGGCCGACATCATCGTCTACCAGATGCCCGGCTGGTGGATGGGCGCGCCCTGGACCGTCAAGCAGTACATCGACGAAGTGTTCACCGCCGGCCACGGCAGCCTCTACGCCAACGACGGCCGTACCCGTTCCGACGCCTCGCAGAAGTACGGCAGCGGCGGCCTGCTGCAGGGCAAGCAGTACATGATCTCGGCCACCTGGAACGCGCCGCAGCAGGCGTTCGACGACCCGACCGATTTCTTCGAGGGCAAGGGTGTGGACGCGGTGTACTTCCCCTTCCACAAGGCCAACCAGTTCCTGGGCATGAGCCCGCTGCCGACCTTCCTCAGCGTGGACGTGATGAAGCGCCCGAACATCGAGGGCGACGTGCAGCGCTACCAGCAGCATCTGAGCGACGTGTTCGGCGTCTGA
- a CDS encoding putative quinol monooxygenase, which produces MHAFILQAHTLPEKSQAFEDLFRTYLTPSRAEDGCIQYHMLRDVNDPTLFTFFEVWQSREHLAVHSALPHMREFHERRMEYLRRDFAIQEVEVMDPR; this is translated from the coding sequence ATGCACGCCTTCATCCTCCAGGCCCACACCCTTCCGGAAAAATCCCAGGCCTTCGAAGACCTGTTCCGCACCTACCTGACCCCCAGCCGCGCCGAAGACGGTTGCATCCAGTACCACATGCTGCGCGACGTGAATGATCCGACCCTGTTCACCTTCTTCGAGGTCTGGCAGAGCCGTGAGCACCTGGCCGTGCACAGCGCGCTGCCGCACATGCGTGAGTTCCACGAGCGACGCATGGAATACCTGCGCCGCGATTTCGCCATCCAGGAAGTCGAGGTGATGGACCCGCGCTGA
- a CDS encoding CAP domain-containing protein, with translation MPSQSFLLRSLLLSLGLCAAASASASDQDQLLEAINAYRGDVQSCGGEASQVLPPLSPDARLALPVSAGEWKAALNQASYPMSSVRMLSLTGPRDVTAAMKALQESFCQVLLDPQFVDVGIVREGDDWRVLLGRPLLQSKLGTWQAEGQQLLQAINAARGKGHQCGGQAFGPAPALSWNATLGGTAETHSRDMANNNYFDHKGRDGSTPGDRAELDGYAGQRIGENIAAGQGNAQKVVDSWLASPGHCANLMNPQYSELGAAYAADPKSDAGIYWTAMFGSP, from the coding sequence ATGCCCAGCCAGTCGTTCCTCCTGCGCAGCCTGCTGTTGTCGCTCGGCCTGTGTGCCGCCGCTTCCGCCAGTGCGAGCGATCAGGATCAACTGCTCGAAGCCATCAACGCCTACCGTGGCGATGTGCAGTCCTGCGGCGGAGAGGCGTCCCAGGTACTGCCGCCGCTGTCGCCGGATGCGCGCCTGGCGCTGCCGGTCTCGGCGGGGGAATGGAAGGCCGCGCTGAACCAGGCCAGCTACCCCATGAGCAGCGTGCGCATGCTCAGCCTGACCGGCCCGCGCGATGTGACCGCGGCCATGAAGGCCCTGCAGGAAAGCTTCTGCCAGGTCCTGCTCGATCCGCAGTTCGTCGATGTGGGGATCGTCCGCGAAGGCGATGACTGGCGCGTACTGCTCGGCCGCCCATTGCTGCAAAGCAAGCTGGGCACCTGGCAGGCCGAGGGGCAGCAGTTGTTGCAGGCGATCAACGCCGCGCGCGGCAAGGGCCACCAGTGTGGCGGGCAGGCCTTCGGCCCGGCTCCGGCGCTGAGCTGGAACGCCACCCTGGGCGGTACCGCCGAAACCCACAGCCGTGACATGGCCAACAACAACTACTTCGACCACAAGGGGCGCGACGGCAGCACGCCGGGGGATCGCGCGGAACTGGACGGCTACGCCGGCCAGCGCATCGGCGAGAACATCGCTGCGGGGCAAGGCAACGCACAGAAGGTGGTGGACAGTTGGCTGGCCAGCCCCGGCCATTGCGCCAACCTGATGAACCCGCAGTACAGCGAACTGGGCGCGGCCTACGCGGCGGACCCGAAGAGCGACGCGGGCATCTACTGGACGGCCATGTTCGGCTCGCCCTGA
- a CDS encoding bifunctional allantoicase/(S)-ureidoglycine aminohydrolase, with protein sequence MAKSTYYAPHGGHPAQTELLTDRAMFTEAYAVIPKGVMRDIVTSHLPFWDNMRMWVIARPLSGFAETFSQYIVELAPQGGSDKPEQDVNAEAVLFIVEGELSLTLQGEVHTMKPGGYAFIPPGADYKVRNTSSQHTRFHWIRKHYQKVDGVPLPEAFVTNEQDIEPKVMPDTEGRWSTTRFVDMADMRHDMHVNIVNFEPGGVIPFAETHVMEHGLYVLEGKAVYRLNQDWVEVEAGDFMWLRAFCPQACYSGGPGRFRYLLYKDVNRQMRLTLNQAH encoded by the coding sequence ATGGCCAAATCCACCTATTACGCGCCGCACGGCGGGCACCCGGCACAGACCGAGCTGCTCACCGACCGCGCCATGTTCACCGAAGCCTATGCCGTGATCCCCAAGGGCGTGATGCGTGACATCGTCACCAGCCACCTGCCCTTCTGGGACAACATGCGCATGTGGGTCATCGCCCGCCCGCTGTCGGGCTTCGCCGAGACCTTCTCGCAGTACATCGTCGAGCTGGCGCCCCAGGGCGGCAGCGACAAGCCCGAGCAGGACGTCAACGCCGAGGCGGTGCTGTTCATCGTCGAAGGCGAGCTGAGCCTGACCCTGCAGGGCGAAGTGCACACCATGAAGCCGGGCGGCTACGCGTTCATTCCGCCGGGCGCCGACTACAAGGTGCGCAACACCAGCAGCCAGCACACCCGCTTCCACTGGATCCGCAAGCACTACCAGAAAGTCGACGGCGTTCCGCTGCCCGAAGCCTTCGTCACCAACGAGCAGGACATCGAGCCGAAGGTGATGCCGGATACCGAAGGCCGCTGGAGCACCACCCGCTTCGTCGACATGGCCGACATGCGCCATGACATGCACGTGAACATCGTGAACTTCGAGCCGGGCGGCGTGATTCCGTTCGCCGAGACCCACGTGATGGAGCACGGCCTGTACGTGCTGGAAGGCAAGGCGGTCTACCGCCTGAACCAGGACTGGGTCGAGGTGGAAGCCGGCGACTTCATGTGGCTGCGCGCCTTCTGCCCGCAGGCCTGCTACTCCGGTGGCCCCGGCCGCTTCCGCTACCTGCTGTACAAGGATGTGAACCGCCAGATGCGCCTGACCCTGAACCAGGCCCACTGA
- a CDS encoding LysR family transcriptional regulator, producing MSDSDKPNTRLFDLDLLRAIVTVADCGSFTTAATRLHSTQSTVSQKIRRLEEMAGHRLLERGNRDVLPTDAGGTLLGYARRLLALNDEMVEALSGATVALTVRIGVPDDFATGRTTEQLAAFNRAYPQVKLEVTSGLSRDLSASYDRGELDLVLLKQRQNAREAVACWPEKTRWVDSAKNACIELDPLPIVTFPPRGVYRDEMIAALESIGRRWHISFTSSSLSGIQSAIADGMGIGLLPQRAVTAGHAVLPKNIGLPSVDVFEVAMLHRPAVDPMVKELARVLSRVLAQDTKG from the coding sequence ATGAGCGACAGTGACAAACCCAATACCCGCCTCTTCGACCTCGACCTGCTCCGTGCCATCGTCACGGTGGCCGATTGCGGCAGCTTCACCACGGCGGCGACGCGGTTGCACTCCACCCAATCCACCGTCAGCCAGAAGATCCGCCGACTGGAGGAAATGGCTGGGCACCGGCTGCTGGAGCGCGGCAATCGCGATGTGCTGCCCACCGATGCCGGGGGCACGCTGCTGGGCTATGCGCGGCGGCTGCTGGCCTTGAATGATGAAATGGTCGAGGCGCTGTCCGGCGCCACCGTGGCGCTGACAGTGCGCATCGGCGTGCCGGACGACTTCGCCACCGGGCGTACCACCGAGCAGTTGGCGGCGTTCAACCGGGCGTATCCGCAGGTGAAGCTGGAGGTCACCAGCGGGCTGAGCCGCGACCTTTCCGCCAGCTACGACCGCGGCGAGCTGGACCTGGTGCTGCTCAAGCAGCGGCAGAACGCCCGCGAGGCGGTGGCCTGCTGGCCGGAGAAAACGCGCTGGGTGGACAGCGCGAAGAACGCCTGCATCGAACTGGACCCGCTGCCCATCGTCACCTTCCCGCCGCGCGGGGTGTACCGCGACGAGATGATCGCCGCGCTGGAATCCATCGGCCGGCGCTGGCACATCAGCTTCACCAGCTCCAGTCTCTCCGGCATCCAGTCGGCCATCGCCGACGGCATGGGCATCGGCCTGCTGCCGCAGCGCGCGGTGACGGCGGGGCACGCCGTGCTGCCGAAGAATATCGGGCTACCCTCGGTGGACGTGTTCGAAGTGGCGATGCTGCACCGGCCGGCGGTCGATCCCATGGTGAAGGAGCTGGCGCGGGTACTGTCGCGGGTTCTGGCGCAGGATACGAAAGGCTGA
- a CDS encoding DUF1654 domain-containing protein, producing the protein MHAATYNQLSARVNALLADPTTLKNLGITLRREPSDDSAAWSQLVTDLRQAPNLTLLPLQDGAIRLAWHSWLD; encoded by the coding sequence ATGCACGCCGCAACCTACAATCAGCTGTCCGCCCGCGTGAACGCCCTGCTGGCAGACCCAACCACCCTGAAGAACCTCGGCATCACCCTACGCCGCGAACCCAGCGACGACTCCGCCGCCTGGAGCCAACTGGTCACCGACCTGCGCCAGGCACCGAACCTCACTCTGCTGCCCCTGCAGGACGGTGCGATTCGCCTGGCATGGCATAGCTGGCTGGATTGA
- the ycaC gene encoding isochorismate family cysteine hydrolase YcaC, whose product MTNFTYNRLDKDNAAVLLVDHQAGLLSLVRDIDPDKFKNNVLALGDLAKFFNLPTILTTSFETGPNGPLVPELKAQFPDAPYIARPGQINAWDNEDFVKAVKATGKKQLIIAGVVTEVCVAFPALSALAEGFDVFVVADASGTFNEMTRDAAWRRMEAAGAQLMTWFGVACELHRDWRNDIEGLAALLSNHIPDYRNLMTSYSALTAGK is encoded by the coding sequence ATGACCAACTTCACCTACAACCGCCTGGACAAAGACAACGCAGCCGTACTGCTGGTCGACCACCAGGCCGGCCTGCTTTCCCTGGTCCGCGATATCGATCCGGACAAGTTCAAGAACAACGTGCTCGCCCTGGGCGACCTGGCGAAGTTCTTCAACCTGCCGACCATCCTCACCACCAGCTTTGAAACCGGCCCCAACGGCCCGCTGGTGCCCGAGCTGAAAGCGCAGTTCCCGGACGCGCCGTACATTGCCCGTCCCGGCCAGATCAACGCCTGGGACAACGAGGACTTCGTCAAGGCGGTGAAGGCCACCGGCAAGAAACAACTGATCATTGCCGGCGTGGTGACCGAAGTCTGCGTGGCGTTCCCGGCGCTGTCGGCCCTGGCCGAAGGTTTCGACGTGTTCGTAGTGGCGGATGCGTCCGGCACCTTCAACGAGATGACCCGCGACGCTGCCTGGCGCCGGATGGAAGCCGCCGGTGCGCAACTGATGACCTGGTTCGGTGTGGCCTGTGAGCTGCATCGCGACTGGCGCAACGATATCGAAGGGCTGGCGGCGCTGTTGTCGAACCATATCCCGGACTACCGCAACCTGATGACCAGCTACAGCGCGCTGACCGCGGGGAAATAA
- a CDS encoding phage antirepressor — protein MSEEVLIPTEFIRHKRLLRAALLEDQCWFCGHDLGWLIGSPHLAERVERNLDDDQFRRAWLRDGSGDYVDELLISESAVYAALIHFFHPENRSVRQWLSQQVIPTLRDLHRSDLGDPRRRILRGPT, from the coding sequence ATGTCTGAAGAGGTCCTGATCCCCACCGAATTCATCCGCCACAAGCGCCTGCTACGCGCCGCGCTGCTGGAAGACCAGTGCTGGTTCTGCGGCCACGACCTGGGCTGGCTGATCGGCTCGCCCCATCTGGCCGAGCGCGTGGAGCGCAATCTGGACGACGACCAGTTCCGCCGCGCCTGGCTGCGCGACGGCAGCGGCGATTACGTCGATGAGCTGCTGATCAGCGAGTCGGCGGTGTATGCGGCGTTGATTCACTTCTTTCATCCGGAGAATCGCAGCGTGCGGCAGTGGTTGTCGCAGCAGGTGATTCCGACGTTGCGCGACCTGCATCGCAGCGATCTTGGCGACCCCCGCCGGCGAATCCTACGCGGCCCGACGTAA
- a CDS encoding transposase, protein MPNYRRAWVRGGTYFFTVTLRDRRSSLLTHEINLLRRVIAQTKRNHPFQIDAWVVLPEHMHCLWTLPPGDADFATRWKVIKSGFARRIPHGEPRSIEQQTRGERGIWQPRYWEHLIRDETDYQRHFDYIHINPVKHGWVTAVKDWPYSTFHRAVAEGIYTDDWAGDLSLDVRAAERR, encoded by the coding sequence ATGCCGAACTATCGACGCGCCTGGGTACGGGGCGGCACCTACTTCTTCACGGTCACGTTACGTGACCGGCGCTCCAGCCTCCTCACCCATGAAATCAATCTGCTGCGCCGCGTCATCGCCCAGACCAAACGCAACCACCCTTTCCAGATTGATGCCTGGGTCGTGCTCCCCGAGCACATGCATTGCCTGTGGACGCTGCCACCGGGTGACGCGGATTTCGCCACACGCTGGAAGGTCATCAAATCCGGTTTCGCTCGGCGCATTCCTCATGGCGAACCACGGAGCATTGAGCAACAAACGCGCGGCGAGCGCGGCATTTGGCAGCCACGCTACTGGGAACATCTGATCCGTGATGAAACGGACTACCAGCGGCACTTCGATTACATCCACATCAACCCGGTTAAACACGGTTGGGTGACGGCGGTGAAGGATTGGCCGTACTCCACATTCCACCGTGCGGTGGCCGAAGGCATTTACACCGACGACTGGGCGGGCGACTTGTCGTTGGATGTGCGGGCGGCAGAGCGGAGGTAA